Proteins from one Podospora pseudoanserina strain CBS 124.78 chromosome 1, whole genome shotgun sequence genomic window:
- a CDS encoding hypothetical protein (EggNog:ENOG503NUZA; COG:Q) has protein sequence MPFHTGMLPREGFKGDALISLIKNTAFNPKILLPLFLLAKYTKQGQNLTILHPTAFARVRKLLILSLLGWGNSWLTRKVNNSWVDDKYDWTGKEIVVVTGGSGGIGGLIVQLLAERSIKTVVLDIQPLTFHPGPTVTYFKCDLTSPSSIAHVASLIRAQVGNPTVLINNAGVVQNKSILASTPRDVQFTFDVNHFSHYSTVREFLPYMIEKNHGMVVTVASFAAWVSVPNMVDYAASKAAAQSFHEGLTAEIKTTYGAERVRTVVVNQGYTKTALFEGYHNDSPFLLPALEPGSVAEAVVRQVLKGESGQVILPKMGNMLPFLGGLPGWYAGRLRVKGVGIMKQFRGRKVVEDVEKFYEEKEKKEEKGVGESTVLVE, from the exons ATGCCCTTCCACACCGGCATGCTCCCCCGCGAGGGGTTCAAAGGCGATGCTTTGATCTCCCTGATCAAGAACAcagccttcaaccccaagatcCTGCTGCCACTGTTCCTACTGGCAAAATACACCAAGCAAGGCCAGAATCTCACCATCTTGCACCCGACCGCATTTGCCAGAGTCAGAAAGCTGCTCATCTTGAGCCTGCTAGGTTGGGGAAACAGCTGGTTGACGAGAAAGGTGAACAACAGCTGGGTAGACGACAAGTACGACTGGACTG gcAAAGAAATCGTCGTCGTAACCGGCGGCTCCGGCGGCATAGGCGGCCTAATCGTCCAACTCCTGGCCGAACGCTCCATCAAAACCgtcgtcctcgacatccaacccctcaccTTCCACCCCGGCCCCACGGTAACCTACTTCAAATgcgacctcacctccccctcctccatcgcccacgtcgcctccctcatccgCGCCCAGGTCGGCAACCCCACcgtcctcatcaacaacgccggcgTCGTCCAAAACAAGtccatcctcgcctccacCCCGCGCGACGTGCAATTCACCTTTGACGTGAACCACTTCTCCCACTACTCCACCGTCCGCGAGTTTTTGCCTTACATGATCGAGAAGAACCacgggatggtggtgacggtggcgAGTTTTGCTGCTTGGGTGAGCGTGCCGAATATGGTTGACTATGCAGCCTCAAAAGCGGCGGCGCAGAGTTTCCATGAGGGGTTGACGGCTGAGATTAAGACTACTTACGGGGCGGAGAGGGTTAGAACTGTGGTTGTTAATCAGGGGTATACCAAGACTGCGCTGTTTGAGGGGTATCATAATGATAGTCCGTTTCTGCTGCCGGCGCTGGAGCCGGGGAGTGTGGCTGAGGCGGTTGTGAGGCAGGTGCTCAAGGGGGAGAGCGGTCAGGTTATTTTGCCAAAGATGGGGAATATGCTGCCTTTTCTGGGGGGCTTGCCGGGGTGGTATGCGGGTcggttgagggtgaagggggtggggattATGAAGCAGTTtagggggaggaaggtggtggaggatgtggagaagTTTTatgaggagaaagagaagaaggaggagaagggggttggtgagagtACGGTGCTTGTTGAGTAA
- a CDS encoding hypothetical protein (EggNog:ENOG503NUN7; COG:Q), translated as MALTRPLSKLLPKRPLLSTPSRRPYLTSSTPSHSWLRIHPEVSSAVRSSTPLVALESTIYTHGALGNDLNLEQIVRDHGAIPAVCGIYAGQATVGLTPEEITTMCDQGAKKVSRRDLAYLIGQGICGNKIHGGTTIAGTMILARQAGIRVFGTGGLGGVHQGGENTMDISADLTELGRTRVAVVSSGVKGFLDIPKTLEVLETQGVLVATFADGKDQKEVDFPAFWARESGVKSPAVVWDEKEAAAILLAQEKYDIETGMLFVNPLPKEFEIPRSEMEEVIRIAVKEAEEKAPGNENTPFVLRRIRELTDGRSVIANKALVRDNVARAAKIAVEFSKLADGNPVTVGMASASNATVTQQPTSSKAETKPRVEKPKADHTVDILVAGSVALDLNCDYAGGGKTVSPALNTSNPASISQSVGGVGHNIAIAAHKVSEENNVRLCSMVGDDIAGSTILSSLSAAGLDTSYIRVLGHEYPSARTAQYVAVNDAHKSLVLAMADMAIISTHSFPNYWNSAVNASKPKWMVVDANWAEHDIQTWIQAGHKHNAKIAFEPVSAAKAARLFPKLKNHHKKPELGLFPRPSVHLSTPNQYELLAMYEAANENGYLDTHNWFPIIDAFGIMRGAREQFVDIAGAAATDAGIPVQSVNLLPYIPTIITKLGSSGVLLTTLLEKGDPRIRDPEHARWVVSRTLSDHPSVGGVYMRMFPAAERVKEADIVSVNGIGDTFTGVLIAGLARGGEVEELIDIAQRAAVFTLKSSKGVSDEVAGLRSELRRIVAKQ; from the exons ATGGCACTCACCCGccccctctccaaactcctccccaaacgACCCCTCCTTTCGACGCCCTCCCGCCGGCcctacctcacctcctccaccccctcccactcctggCTCAGAATCCACCCCGAggtctcctccgccgtcagatccagcacccccctcGTAGCCCTCGAATCAACAATCTACACCCACGGCGCCCTAGGCAAtgacctcaacctcgagcaAATAGTTCGCGACCACGGCGCCATCCCCGCCGTATGCGGCATCTACGCCGGTCAAGCCACCGTAGGCCTCACCCCGGAAGAGATCACCACCATGTGCGACCAGGGCGCCAAAAAGGTCTCCCGCCGTGACCTCGCCTATCTCATCGGTCAGGGTATCTGCGGCAACAAGATCCACGGTGGAACCACCATTGCCGGAACCATGATTCTCGCTCGGCAGGCGGGGATCAGGGTGTTTGGAACGGgcgggttgggtggtgttcATCAGGGCGGGGAGAACACGATGGATATCTCTGCCGACTTGACAgagttggggaggacgagggtggCGGTTGTGAGCAGTGGTGTGAAGGGGTTTTTGGACATTCCAAAGACGcttgaggttttggagacgcagggggtgctggtggctACTTTTGCTGACGGCAAGGACCAAAAAGAGGTGGATTTCCCGGCTttttgggcgagggagagcGGGGTCAAAAGTCCGGCTGTGGtgtgggatgagaaggaggctgCGGCCATCCTTCTGGCTCAGGAGAAGTATGATATTGAGACGGGAATGTTGTTCGTGAACCCGCTGCCGAAGGAGTTTGAGATCCCGAGgtcggagatggaggaggtgattaGGATTGCTgtgaaggaggcggaggagaaggcgccgGGGAATGAGAATACTCCGTtcgtgttgaggaggatcaGGGAGTTGACTGATGGGAGGAGTGTGATTGCGAATAAGGCGCTGGTGAGGGACAATGTGGCCAGAGCGGCCAAGATTGCGGTTGAGTTCTCAAAGCTGGCGGATGGCAACCCGGTCACGGTTGGGATGGCTTCAGCAAGCAATGCGACAGTTACGCAGCAGCCTACTTCTTCCAAGGCCGAGACCAAGCCTAGAGTGGAGAAGCCAAAG GCTGATCATACTGTGGACATTCTCGTTGCTGGGTCAGTCGCTCTTGACTTGAACTGTGACTATGCAGGTGGCGGAAAGACGGTTTCGCCGGCGCTCAACACATCCAACCCAGCTTCCATCAGTCAGTCTGTGGGCGGTGTGGGTCATAACATTGCCATTGCCGCCCACAAGGTGAGCGAGGAGAACAATGTCCGGCTCTGCAGTATGGTTGGCGATGACAT TGCCGGATCAActatcctctcctccctttctGCTGCCGGCCTAGACACCTCCTACATCCGCGTCCTCGGCCACGAGTACCCCTCCGCGCGAACAGCCCAATACGTGGCCGTCAACGACGCCCACAAATCCCTGGTCCTCGCCATGGCCGACAtggccatcatctccacccACTCCTTCCCCAACTACTGGAACTCAGCCGTCAACGCCTCCAAGCCAAAGTGGATGGTCGTCGACGCCAACTGGGCTGAACATGACATCCAGACCTGGATCCAGGCCGGCCATAAGCACAACGCCAAAATCGCTTTTGAACCAGTCTCGGCCGCCAAAGCAGCGAGGTTATTCCCCAAACTGAAAAACCACCACAAGAAGCCAGAACTGGGTCTTTTCCCTCGCCCGAGCGTCCATCTCTCCACTCCCAACCAATACGAACTACTAGCCATGTATGAAGCCGCCAACGAGAACGGGTACCTCGATACGCACAACTGGttccccatcatcgacgcGTTTGGCATCATGCGCGGGGCTAGGGAGCAGTTTGTTGATattgctggtgctgctgccacgGACGCGGGTATTCCGGTGCAGAGCGTGAATCTCCTGCCTTATAtcccaaccatcatcaccaagctcgGTTCCAGCGGAGTGCTGCTCACGACTTTGTTGGAAAAGGGCGATCCTAGGATTAGAGACCCTGAGCATGCCCGGTGGGTTGTGAGCAGGACCTTGAGTGACCATCCTagtgttgggggggtttaCATGAGGATGTTCCCGGCGGCGGAAAGGGTCAAGGAGGCAGATATTGTGAGCGTGAATGGCATCGGGGATACGTTTACTGGTGTGTTGATTgctgggttggcgaggggtggggaggtggaggagttgattgATATTGCCCAAAGGGCGGCCGTGTTTACGCTCAAGAGTTCAAAGGGGGTCAGCGATGAGGTTGCGGGATTGAGGTCGGAGCTGAGACGGATTGTGGCTAAGCAATag
- a CDS encoding hypothetical protein (EggNog:ENOG503P28P), with the protein MSLLKQAALGLLLTSASSTALEFTIAGGQIFTPGLAVLNSPQPGTPLGGDLIEISLDITTNGRLPLPPYSPDSPSQIHNISIFLSSYATGKNFTITNGTATSSNFNENASLGNILFQEPGSTVKHVKWIWPDCLVGDGQPQTLDSARGAYNVSIRQSFRLNGEDFYTVFDVPISVTNRIGEEAPNGVARPSCEELENEMMEWEEVREGADEMGALFAPGDATVLETSGDEDGDGLGPVRPGAGSGSGLGSGAGG; encoded by the exons atgtcaCTCCTAAAACAGGCAGCCCTAGGTCTGCTCCTCACCTCTGCTTCCTCAACCGCCCTGGAGTTCACCATAGCAGGCGGTCAAATCTTCACCCCGGGCCTGGCAGTCCTCAACTCACCTCAACCAGGCACCCCATTAGGAGGCG ATCTAATAGAAATCTCCCTCGACATCACAACCAACggccgcctccccctccccccttacTCCCCagactccccctcccaaatccacaacatctccatctttctctcctcttaCGCCACCGGTAAAAATTTCACCATCACAAACGGAACCGCCACATCCTCCAACTTCAACGAGAACGCCTCCCTGGGCAATATTCTGTTTCAGGAACCTGGCTCGACAGTCAAGCACGTCAAGTGGATCTGGCCCGACTGTCTTGTTGGCGACGGCCAGCCTCAGACACTCGACAGCGCGAGGGGGGCGTACAATGTGAGCATCAGGCAGAGCTTTCGGTTGAACGGTGAGGATTTTTACACGGTGTTTGATGTGCCGATTTCGGTGACGAATcggattggggaggaggcgccgAATGGGGTTGCTAGGCCAAGCTGTGAGGAATTGGAGAATGAGATGatggagtgggaggaggttagggagggggcggatgagatggggGCTTTGTTTGCGCCGGGGGATGCGACGGTGCTGGAGACTagtggggatgaggatggggatgggttgggcCCTGTGAGGCCTGGGgctgggagtgggagtgggctGGGGAGTGGCgcggggggttga